One Ricinus communis isolate WT05 ecotype wild-type chromosome 1, ASM1957865v1, whole genome shotgun sequence DNA window includes the following coding sequences:
- the LOC8270320 gene encoding stromal processing peptidase, chloroplastic yields the protein MAPSSTAAAAAASSSSLLMSVPQIRSCLSPSDNRRVNRLQPPRLPRLSTPLAQFHQKNSQSIIYPNKRWQHEVGYGGSGSCRKKNNAWERRSSLLGERVAESSFTKQNNCVSCFLNHSRRGRRTSVTRRIPGAFADKSAFHLPGFASVRGVHVPCASVGPNEPHAASTACPDGILERQDSDLLYPELVRTGLAEFLSTELPTHPKLYRGQLKNGLRYLILPNKVPPNRFEAHMEVHAGSIDEEEDEQGIAHMIEHVAFLGSKKREKLLGTGARSNAYTDFHHTVFHIHSPTTTKDGDGDLLPSVLDALNEIAFHPKFLSSRVEKERRAILSELQMMNTIEYRVDCQLLQHLHSENKLSKRFPIGLEEQIKKWDADKIRKFHERWYFPANATLYIVGDIDKISKTVHQIETVFGQTGLDIETASAPAPSAFGAMASFLVPKLSVGLPGSPEKVSSSTDQSKSLRRERHAVRPPVQHNWSLPGSNDCMKPPQIFQHELLQHFSYNMFCKIPVNKVRTYGDLRNVLMKRIFLSALHFRINTRYKSSNPPFTSIELDHSDSGREGCTVTTLTVTAEPKNWQSAIKVAVQEVRRLKEFGVTKGELTRYMDALLKDSEHLAAMIDNVSSVDNLEFIMESDALGHIVMDQRQGHESLVAVAGTVTLEEVNSIGAKVLEFISDFGRPTAPLPAAIVACVPNKVHIDGVGEAEFKISPSEITTAIKSGLEEPIEAEPELEVPKELISTSQLEELRLQRRPSFVPLLPEVNILKSHDQETGITQCRLSNGIAVNYKISRSESRGGVMRLIVGGGRAAETTESKGAVIVGVRTLSEGGRVGNFSREQVELFCVNHLINCSLESTEEFICMEFRFTLRDNGMRAAFELLHMVLEHSVWLDDAFDRARQLYLSYYRSIPKSLERATAHKLMTAMLNGDERFVEPTPQSLENLTLKSVKDAVMNQFVGDNMEVSIVGDFSEEEIESCIIDYLGTVRETRGSVGAAKFVPILFRPSSDLQSQQVFLKDTDERACAYIAGPAPNRWGFTVDGKDLFESISDIAVVPDAQSKSEQPLMGRKDVQEDWQRKLRSHPLFFGITMGLLAEIINSRLFTTVRDSLGLTYDVSFELSLFDRLNLGWYVISVTSTPSKVYKAVDACKSVLRGLYSNKIAPRELDRAKRTLLMRHEAEVKSNAYWLGLLAHLQASSVPRKDISCIKDLTSLYEAATIDDIYLAYEQLKIDDDSLYSCIGVAGSQAGDEITVPLEEEETENGFQGVIPVGRGLSTMTRPTT from the exons ATGGCTCCAAGTTCAACGGCGGCAGCAGCAGCCGCTTCTTCAAGCTCTTTATTAATGAGCGTACCTCAAATCCGTTCATGTTTGAGTCCAAGCGACAACCGTCGGGTCAACCGTCTACAACCGCCGCGTTTGCCGAGGCTCTCTACTCCTCTGGCTCAATTCCATCAGAAGAATTCTCAGTCTATCATTTACCCTAATAAAAG atGGCAACATGAAGTTGGTTATGGAGGATCAGGTTCTTGTAGAAAGAAGAATAACGCATGGGAACGACGTAGTTCGTTGCTTGGTGAAAGAGTGGCTGAATCTTCTtttacaaaacaaaataactgTGTTTCTTGCTTTCTGAATCACAGTCGTCGTGGAAGGCGTACTAGTGTTACAAGACGTATACCAGGAGCTTTTGCTGACAAATCTGCTTTTCATTTGCCGGGTTTTGCTTCA GTGAGGGGAGTTCATGTTCCATGTGCATCTGTGGGTCCAAATGAGCCACATGCAGCAAGCACAGCCTGTCCAGATGGTATTCTTGAGAGACAAGATTCAGATTTATTATATCCTGAGCTAGTAAGAACTGGATTAGCTGAATTTTTAAGCACAGAACTCCCAACTCACCCAAAACTGTATCGAGGGCAGTTAAAAAATGGCCTCCGTTATCTTATATTACCAAATAAAGTTCCGCCAAACAG gTTTGAGGCACACATGGAAGTTCATGCAGGATCAATAGATGAGGAAGAAGATGAGCAAGGTATTGCACATATGATTGAACATGTTGCTTTTCTTGGAAGCAAGAAACGTGAGAAACTTCTTGGGACAGGGGCCAGATCTAATGCTTACACTGATTTTCACCATACTGTTTTCCACATCCATTCACCAACTACTACTAAG GATGGTGATGGTGATCTACTTCCATCGGTTCTGGATGCATTGAATGAG ATAGCTTTCCACCCAAAATTCCTTTCTTCTCGAGTTGAGAAAGAAAGGCGAGCTATTCTTTCAGAATTACAGATGATGAACACGATAGAATATCGTGTTGATTGCCAG TTATTGCAGCATCTACATTCTGAAAACAAGCTGAGCAAAAGGTTCCCCATTGGATTAGAAGAGCAAATTAAGAAGTGGGATGCAGATAAAATTAGGAAATTCCATGAGCGTTGGTATTTCCCTGCAAATGCGACCCTATACATTGTTGGTGACATCGATAAAATCTCGAAGACAGTTCACCAAATTGAA ACTGTCTTTGGACAAACTGGCCTTGATATTGAGACAGCCTCTGCACCTGCTCCTAGTGCATTTGGTGCAATGGCTAGTTTTCTTGTTCCTAAACTCTCAGTTGGGCTGCCAGGATCCCCGGAAAAGGTCTCTAGTTCCACAGATCAATCTAAAAGCTTGAGAAGGGAAAGACATGCAGTTCGCCCACCTGTGCAGCATAATTGGTCACTCCCAGGAAGCAATGATTGTATGAAGCCGCCACAGATATTTCAGCATGAGTTGCTCCAACATTTCTCATATAATATGTTCTGCAAG ATTCCAGTGAACAAGGTCCGAACATATGGTGACTTGCGTAATGTTTTGATGAAGAGAATATTTCTATCTGCATTGCATTTTCGCATTAATACTCGATACAAG AGTTCAAATCCTCCGTTCACCTCAATTGAATTGGATCATAGTGATTCTGGAAGGGAAGGATGCACTGTGACAACCCTTACAGTAACTGCAGAGCCCAAGAATTGGCAGAGTGCAATTAAAGTTGCTGTTCAAGAG GTTCGAAGACTTAAAGAATTTGGTGTTACAAAGGGTGAACTGACTCGCTACATGGATGCACTTCTAAAAGATAGTGAACATCTTGCAGCTATGATTGATAATGTGTCCTCTGTTGATAATTTGGAGTTTATTATGGAGAGTGATGCTTTGGGCCATATTGTGATGGATCAAAGACAGGGCCATGAGAGTTTGGTTGCTGTTGCTGGGACAGTCACTCTTGAAGAG GTCAATTCTATTGGTGCAAAGGTATTGGAGTTTATCTCAGACTTTGGAAGACCCACTGCACCACTTCCTGCAGCAATTGTTGCATGTGTCCCAAATAAAGTGCATATTGATGGAGTGGGAGAAGCCGAGTTTAAGATTTCCCCAAGTGAGATTACAACTGCCATAAAATCAGGATTGGAGGAACCAATTGAGGCCGAACCAGAG CTCGAAGTGCCAAAGGAATTGATATCTACATcgcaattagaagagttaaGGTTACAACGCAGACCATCCTTTGTCCCCTTGCTTCCAGAAGTGAATATCTTGAAATCGCATGACCAGGAAACAGGAATCACTCAATGTCGTCTTTCAAATGGAATTGCTGTAAATTATAAG ATTTCGAGAAGTGAATCCCGGGGAGGCGTAATGCGGCTTATAGTTGGTGGAGGGCGAGCAGCTGAAACTACCGAGTCAAAAGGAGCTGTTATTGTGGGTGTTCGAACACTCAGTGAGGGAGGTCGTGTGGGTAACTTTTCAAGGGAGCAG GTGGAACTGTTCTGCGTGAATCACCTGATAAATTGCTCTTTGGAGTCTACTGAGGAATTCATTTGTATGGAATTTCGTTTTACTCTAAGAGACAATGGGATGCGCGCAGCATTTGAGTTACTTCATATGGTGCTTGAG CATAGCGTCTGGCTGGATGATGCTTTTGATAGAGCAAGGcagttatatttatcatactATCGGTCCATTCCCAAAAGCTTGGAACGTGCTACTGCCCACAAACTCATGACAGCAATGTTGAATGGAGATGAGCGATTTGTTGAGCCAACGCCACAATCATTAGAAAACTTAACATTGAAATCAGTAAAGGATGCAGTGATGAATCAATTTGTAGGTGATAACATGGAG GTAAGTATTGTTGGGGACTTCtcagaggaggagattgagtcTTGCATTATTGATTACCTGGGCACAGTTAGAGAAACAAGAGGTTCTGTTGGAGCAGCAAAATTTGTGCCAATCTTGTTTCGACCATCATCTGATTTGCAGTCTCAACAA GTATTCTTAAAGGATACGGATGAGAGAGCCTGTGCATACATTGCTGGTCCTGCACCAAATCGTTGGGGTTTCACAGTTGATGGAAAAGATCTGTTTGAGTCTATCAGTGACATTGCAGTTGTACCAG ATGCACAATCAAAGTCTGAGCAACCATTGATGGGCAGGAAGGATGTTCAAGAAGATTGGCAAAGAAAACTTCGCAGTCATCCGCTTTTCTTTGGCATAACAATGGGGTTGCTTGCTGAGATCATAAATTCAAG ACTTTTCACCACAGTCAGAGATTCGCTTGGATTGACATATGATGTATCATTTGAGTTAAGCCTGTTTGACAGGCTTAATCTTGGATGGTATGTGATATCTGTGACATCAACTCCAAGCAAG GTATATAAAGCTGTTGATGCATGCAAGAGTGTTTTAAGAGGGTTGTATAGCAACAAGATTGCCCCAAGGGAGTTGGACAGG GCAAAGCGGACCCTTTTGATGAGGCATGAAGCTGAGGTTAAGTCAAATGCTTATTGGCTTGGATTGCTTGCTCACTTGCAAGCTTCTTCTGTTCCGAGAAAG GACATTTCATGCATTAAAGATCTCACTTCACTATACGAAGCAGCCACTATTGATGACATATACCTTGCATATgaacaattaaaaatagatgACGATTCTTTATATTCATGCATTGGGGTTGCTGGCAGCCAGGCTGGTGATGAGATTACGG TTCCcttagaagaggaagaaacAGAAAATGGATTTCAAGGAGTTATACCTGTTGGGCGTGGTTTATCTACAATGACCAGGCCTACAACTTGA